In one window of Anaerolineales bacterium DNA:
- a CDS encoding CSLREA domain-containing protein, which translates to MKNKRILYLTLALTLAVFALVMQPTHSGYAGGGIIEVNTVDDNDDGVCNATHCSLREAIDWANTMPGTPTITFDIPGAGPHVINLCHALPQLTSSGTTIDGTTEPSYSGTPVVVLQPAFLSDTPPPLTHVPPCIPPSVGLWIETDDITVRGLSIVGFRQTWPAIAAGIVVANGSNNLIDANYIGLDAGGSPDGNRDGILLGAAGQEIRHNTISGNDNGIHVRAGEQKIYANRIGTDFSGSTSGTGMGNYRGIYIEASAGANIIGSSDPTHKNVISGNTAVGIEVESDDNIIQGNHIGCNLIGDTALGQQEGVSLGGNSNLLGGSNAGEGNLISGNDIDGVIIGWNSSGHQILGNIIGADASGTASLGNFVGIFTIGGDNIVIGNNSALGGNLIAFNGHHGIMLLADAHTYHIAGNTITQNGGDGIILGTFSANPATPQQITINRNSIFDNGELGVDLFPDGVTPNDPGDADTGANTLLNFPELSQVTATDAQGTACTGCRVEAFIADGDPSGYGEGMTFVGEAFTDSSGNFSVPLDVNLVSTCDLITTRATDGSGNSSEFSENMRVSPCFVMRRPWLFAPPLLLGLLGLLGGRRAGRGKPGLASAAGGAAIGAGIGGGLVVLAIVLPVVHIEKPQEDAGLPAVQMPCDRFLDPAGLSPADGSIFEIDDNDWDFTWSPSAEMPDGEFRWLVELLGPDGSMQQLSTIGNSLPFLSFDTEISQGAVFSWRLSAEQAIPGTDRWEPFCRQMGWRSFQFGERPPLNAPPWTPDEWSQPEDSPTPTSSPTATSTPTPEEMTCVYEALQNANCRASDYSEAAQISILMQGETAELLALNPEFTHGQFNLGQGACWIWLGLLDGPEDPFANCGVPVLDPPPPPTDTPTPPACTPDLNEEMCIKSGGTWPEGETTKPRCVCPD; encoded by the coding sequence ATGAAGAACAAGCGGATCTTGTACCTTACCCTCGCTTTAACGCTGGCGGTCTTCGCCCTCGTCATGCAGCCCACGCATTCCGGCTACGCCGGAGGGGGCATCATCGAGGTCAACACGGTAGACGACAACGATGACGGTGTCTGCAATGCGACACACTGCTCGCTGCGCGAAGCGATCGACTGGGCCAACACCATGCCGGGTACGCCTACGATCACCTTCGACATCCCCGGCGCCGGCCCGCACGTCATCAATCTCTGCCACGCGCTGCCGCAGCTGACGAGTTCGGGCACGACCATCGACGGCACGACGGAACCGAGTTATTCCGGAACGCCCGTCGTCGTACTGCAGCCGGCGTTCCTTTCCGATACGCCGCCGCCGCTCACCCACGTCCCGCCGTGTATTCCACCTTCGGTCGGCCTGTGGATCGAAACCGACGACATCACCGTGCGAGGCTTGAGCATCGTCGGTTTTCGCCAGACCTGGCCGGCGATCGCCGCCGGGATCGTGGTCGCTAACGGCAGCAACAATCTTATCGACGCAAACTACATCGGTCTGGACGCCGGCGGCTCACCAGACGGCAACCGCGATGGCATTCTCCTCGGCGCAGCCGGCCAGGAGATTCGGCACAACACCATTTCCGGCAACGACAACGGTATCCACGTCCGCGCCGGCGAACAAAAAATATACGCCAACCGCATCGGCACCGATTTCTCCGGCAGCACGAGCGGAACCGGCATGGGCAACTACCGCGGCATTTATATCGAAGCTTCAGCGGGTGCCAACATCATCGGCTCCTCCGATCCTACCCACAAGAACGTGATCTCCGGCAACACCGCCGTCGGGATAGAGGTGGAATCCGACGACAACATCATCCAGGGCAACCACATCGGCTGCAATTTGATCGGCGATACCGCCCTGGGCCAGCAGGAAGGTGTGAGCCTCGGAGGGAACAGCAATCTCCTCGGCGGTAGTAACGCCGGTGAGGGGAATCTGATCTCCGGAAACGACATCGACGGCGTCATCATCGGCTGGAATTCCAGCGGCCACCAAATCCTGGGCAACATCATCGGAGCCGACGCCAGCGGTACCGCATCGCTGGGAAATTTCGTCGGTATATTTACAATCGGCGGAGACAACATCGTTATCGGAAATAATTCCGCCCTGGGGGGCAATCTCATCGCATTCAACGGCCACCACGGGATCATGCTTCTGGCTGATGCCCATACCTATCACATCGCTGGCAACACGATCACGCAGAACGGCGGTGACGGGATAATATTGGGAACGTTCTCAGCCAATCCAGCCACTCCCCAGCAGATTACAATCAACCGCAACAGCATCTTCGATAACGGCGAATTGGGCGTGGATTTATTTCCAGATGGCGTTACGCCTAACGACCCGGGTGACGCCGATACAGGTGCCAACACGCTGCTCAATTTCCCCGAGCTCAGCCAGGTGACGGCCACCGATGCGCAGGGGACCGCCTGCACCGGCTGCCGCGTGGAAGCCTTCATCGCCGACGGCGATCCCTCCGGCTACGGCGAAGGCATGACCTTCGTTGGGGAAGCGTTCACCGACTCCTCTGGTAACTTCAGCGTTCCGCTGGATGTGAACCTGGTCTCCACCTGCGACCTGATTACGACGCGAGCGACGGATGGGTCTGGGAACAGCTCCGAATTCTCGGAAAACATGCGCGTTTCACCCTGCTTCGTAATGCGCCGCCCGTGGCTGTTCGCACCACCCCTCCTGCTGGGCTTGCTGGGTCTGCTCGGAGGCCGCCGCGCAGGCCGTGGTAAACCCGGGCTGGCTTCCGCCGCCGGCGGCGCCGCCATCGGCGCCGGGATCGGCGGTGGACTGGTTGTCCTGGCGATCGTGCTGCCCGTTGTGCACATCGAAAAACCACAGGAAGACGCAGGCTTGCCGGCCGTGCAGATGCCCTGCGATCGCTTCCTCGATCCTGCCGGGCTCTCGCCCGCAGATGGCTCGATCTTTGAGATCGATGATAACGACTGGGATTTCACCTGGAGTCCATCTGCCGAGATGCCCGATGGAGAGTTCCGCTGGCTCGTCGAGCTACTCGGACCGGATGGCAGCATGCAGCAATTGTCTACAATCGGTAACTCACTGCCCTTCCTTTCCTTTGATACTGAAATCTCACAAGGCGCCGTATTCTCCTGGCGCCTCAGCGCCGAGCAAGCAATCCCCGGAACGGACCGCTGGGAGCCCTTCTGCCGGCAGATGGGCTGGCGTTCCTTCCAATTCGGCGAACGCCCACCGCTCAACGCCCCGCCCTGGACGCCCGACGAATGGAGCCAGCCTGAAGATTCTCCGACCCCGACTTCGTCGCCCACAGCGACCTCCACGCCGACTCCCGAAGAAATGACCTGCGTATACGAGGCGCTGCAGAACGCGAACTGCCGCGCCAGCGACTACTCGGAAGCGGCCCAAATCTCGATCCTCATGCAGGGAGAGACGGCCGAACTGTTGGCTTTGAATCCCGAGTTCACCCACGGCCAGTTCAATCTCGGCCAGGGTGCGTGCTGGATCTGGCTCGGCTTGCTGGACGGGCCGGAAGATCCGTTCGCCAACTGCGGCGTACCGGTCCTCGATCCCCCACCACCGCCGACAGACACGCCCACGCCGCCCGCCTGCACGCCGGATTTAAACGAAGAAATGTGTATAAAAAGCGGCGGAACCTGGCCGGAAGGTGAAACGACAAAACCCCGTTGCGTCTGCCCGGATTAA
- a CDS encoding CSLREA domain-containing protein has protein sequence MKSRRSTMLVGYAVCLALVIGFVTPLPSHAGGGVWIVNTVDDLDDGVCDSTHCSLREAINQVNASPGVQYIYFDIPGPGPHEIQLCSMLPALTDDGTLIDGTSEPDYGGTVPVVVIKPGIFNVSAYPGCFPPPVGIWIAASDITVTGLSIIGFRSPSASVAGGIVTHMGSNVTIEHNYIGLDPSGTPVGNRDGILMGSEASQIYSNRISGNVNGIHVFRSDHVIRLNYIGTDPTGTFTSPTLKNSVGILVDNPSSNVQIGGPNPAWMNLISGNDTGVQVVTDDNSVTNNRIGSDTSGTLGLGNDTGIWVTGSGNLIEGNQVSDGQIGVLLAGSSNQISGNFIGTDSSGDLALGNDTGVHITGSDNVIGGEIPIMLVPGSTAGNIISGNDTGIFLGPNAQNNYIKGNKIGAGNSPDSSLPNTTGILLDGANNNTIGGIYLPMEANWVMHNIQDGIQFVTTASDNLVQNNYIAWNERGITAGATTGTSIQNTFHYNNIYFNDQLGIDLFPWGVTPNDPGDADSGANNLQNFPVISSATTATVQGTSCLGCTVEIFESEEDPSGYGEGISPIGEGLTDTAGNFSISVDPLSTAGVCDYVTATATDSNGNTSEFAQNFLIGPCFTFSPHLLLFLGVVFLAGGAAAGGSIGRGRGKRPGLGTAAGAALGGLIGAGLLLATSFIPIFRFPPEEEHAVSEGLTALVPSCNAYLDPQAFVPQDGAIVLDENFDFAWAWLNEPSNGDFRWILELNGPDDSGQQTTENLTLPFTAFGLAFDDGDRFSWRLSGERFDDASAEWEAFCTPSAWLTFQIGLSPLLAPPWTPDTPEGQPPTPTSTPESPAGVCLYTAVRNSNCRASDYPESLQIDILMQGESAELLALNPEFTHGKFELDHGQCWIWLGLLEGPENPYGTCGVPVIDPAPPPTATPPVCTPDLGQEDCEASGGTWSGGVTGAAGCVCPE, from the coding sequence ATGAAATCACGACGCTCGACCATGTTGGTGGGATATGCGGTATGTTTGGCTCTAGTTATTGGTTTCGTTACCCCGCTGCCGTCTCATGCAGGCGGCGGGGTGTGGATCGTCAACACGGTCGACGACCTCGACGACGGCGTCTGTGACAGCACACACTGTTCCTTGCGCGAAGCAATCAATCAGGTCAATGCCAGTCCAGGCGTTCAGTATATTTACTTCGATATCCCTGGACCGGGCCCACACGAGATCCAACTCTGCTCGATGCTGCCGGCGTTGACCGACGACGGAACGTTGATCGACGGCACCTCGGAGCCCGATTATGGGGGTACCGTACCGGTGGTCGTGATCAAGCCGGGGATATTCAATGTGTCCGCCTATCCGGGCTGCTTTCCTCCACCAGTCGGGATCTGGATCGCCGCCAGCGACATCACCGTGACCGGCCTGAGCATCATCGGTTTTAGAAGTCCTTCCGCCTCCGTCGCCGGGGGAATCGTGACCCACATGGGCTCGAACGTCACGATCGAGCACAATTACATCGGCCTCGATCCTTCCGGAACGCCCGTCGGAAATCGAGACGGTATTTTGATGGGCTCCGAGGCGTCGCAGATCTATTCCAACCGCATCTCGGGCAACGTCAACGGCATTCACGTCTTCCGCAGCGATCACGTCATCCGTTTGAACTACATCGGAACCGATCCCACGGGCACGTTCACCAGCCCCACGCTGAAAAATTCCGTCGGCATCCTGGTGGATAATCCCTCCAGCAACGTGCAAATCGGAGGTCCAAATCCCGCCTGGATGAACCTCATTTCGGGCAACGATACCGGTGTTCAAGTCGTAACGGACGATAACTCCGTGACCAACAACCGCATCGGCTCGGACACCAGCGGTACGCTCGGATTGGGAAACGACACCGGTATTTGGGTGACCGGCAGTGGAAACCTGATCGAGGGCAATCAGGTCAGCGACGGCCAGATCGGTGTGCTGTTGGCCGGCAGCAGCAATCAGATCTCGGGCAACTTCATCGGCACGGATTCCAGCGGCGACCTGGCGTTAGGCAACGACACCGGCGTTCACATCACCGGCAGCGATAACGTCATCGGCGGTGAGATTCCGATCATGCTCGTACCGGGCAGCACGGCTGGTAACATCATCTCCGGCAATGACACGGGCATCTTCCTCGGCCCGAATGCGCAGAATAACTACATCAAAGGCAACAAGATCGGCGCAGGCAACAGTCCGGATTCGAGTCTGCCCAACACCACGGGCATCCTGCTCGATGGCGCCAACAACAACACGATCGGAGGCATCTATCTACCCATGGAAGCCAACTGGGTGATGCACAATATCCAGGACGGCATCCAGTTCGTCACCACCGCCAGCGATAACCTGGTTCAAAACAACTACATCGCCTGGAACGAACGGGGCATCACCGCCGGCGCTACGACCGGAACGTCGATCCAAAACACCTTTCACTACAATAACATCTACTTTAACGATCAACTCGGTATCGACCTCTTCCCCTGGGGCGTGACCCCCAACGACCCGGGTGACGCAGACAGCGGCGCCAATAACCTGCAAAATTTCCCCGTGATCAGTTCGGCTACGACTGCCACGGTTCAGGGAACATCCTGTCTGGGTTGCACGGTGGAAATTTTCGAAAGCGAAGAGGATCCCTCCGGATACGGAGAGGGCATATCGCCTATCGGCGAGGGGTTAACCGACACTGCCGGTAATTTCAGCATCAGTGTCGATCCGCTCTCTACCGCAGGTGTCTGTGATTACGTTACGGCCACCGCCACCGATTCGAACGGCAATACCTCCGAGTTTGCCCAGAACTTCCTTATCGGACCTTGCTTCACGTTCTCGCCGCACCTTTTACTCTTCCTGGGTGTGGTCTTCTTGGCCGGTGGTGCGGCCGCCGGTGGTAGTATCGGGCGCGGCCGCGGCAAGAGACCCGGCCTGGGGACCGCTGCTGGCGCAGCGCTGGGCGGATTGATCGGCGCCGGGCTGCTCCTGGCTACCTCCTTCATTCCGATCTTTCGCTTTCCGCCAGAAGAAGAACACGCGGTCTCCGAAGGCCTGACGGCACTTGTCCCCTCCTGCAATGCCTACCTCGATCCGCAGGCATTCGTCCCGCAAGATGGCGCAATCGTGCTCGACGAGAACTTCGATTTCGCGTGGGCCTGGTTGAATGAACCGTCGAACGGTGATTTCCGCTGGATCCTGGAATTGAATGGTCCCGACGATTCGGGTCAGCAAACAACGGAGAACTTAACGCTGCCTTTCACTGCGTTTGGTCTCGCTTTCGATGATGGGGATCGATTCTCCTGGCGCTTGAGCGGCGAACGGTTCGACGACGCTTCTGCTGAATGGGAGGCTTTCTGCACGCCCTCCGCCTGGCTGACGTTCCAAATCGGATTGTCACCACTGCTGGCGCCGCCGTGGACACCGGATACCCCGGAGGGACAACCCCCGACGCCCACCAGCACGCCCGAGTCTCCTGCGGGAGTCTGTCTGTACACGGCGGTACGCAACAGCAACTGCCGCGCCAGCGACTATCCGGAGTCGCTGCAGATCGATATCCTCATGCAGGGGGAATCGGCTGAACTCCTGGCCCTGAATCCCGAGTTCACCCACGGTAAGTTCGAACTCGATCACGGGCAGTGCTGGATCTGGCTCGGACTGCTGGAAGGTCCTGAAAATCCGTACGGCACCTGTGGCGTGCCGGTCATCGATCCAGCGCCGCCGCCGACCGCAACGCCGCCGGTCTGCACTCCGGATCTGGGCCAGGAGGACTGCGAAGCGAGCGGAGGCACCTGGTCCGGCGGCGTGACGGGCGCTGCGGGATGTGTGTGCCCGGAGTAA
- a CDS encoding CSLREA domain-containing protein, with protein MRTRKHISQAWLTLGLLAMMTLAFPFPAEASTFVVNTVDDLDDGTCDADHCSLREAINAANANPGADTIAFDIPGAGPHVIELCSLLPKLTDGGTTIDGTTEPGYAGTPVITLTPSANPSCVRPHIGLWIQSDGNVIRGLHTIDFMHPTLQHETAIYIERGGGNLIELNHIGYQPTCSLFNTQYGVRIDTDAGNQRILKNVFNCNGTAIDIWAGSHLIRDNLIGVDPSGTTAILNGLGIYVYETAHGSIIQDNVVSGNISAMAVYSDDNKILGNRVGTDWSTNIAIPNQGGVQVNGDHNRIGGTNPGEANIIAANTSIGLDLYCGAEYNQVYGNIIGTNLAGTLMMGNQYGVTIMGNTNIIGGNGPGEANRIIFSQEAGLSLYALAHKNRVIGNEIAYGRTQGILGTSSMGFPESNTFSRNSIHHNRALGIDLEPAGVTLNDPGDTDVGPNTLLNFPELQSANVNTAEGDACPGCTVEIFIADSGQGAFGEGMTYVGSGNADSSGHFTIPLSGVGFCDPLTATATDGAANTSEFAKNILASCLTLVFPWPDLVLLAFILTGALGNGRRSRGKSPGRFAAAGGAAGAVFGIALLTLGSTLPNVHLELLPPKEESKIEPLCSELLLPDGYAPPAGTVFQTSEDPLLSWTPGPGVADGIVWQVELSAPDGSGVNQTTQETSIAFSSFALPAQPGFYRWRITAGEGNAPGILGKALCSPTSWMPFSLEGPQREETPSSTPTSTPTPTPTTELSACVFIALQNANCRESDYVESDQIAILMQGESAGLIALNPEFTHGEFEVDQHQCWIWLGLLDGPDNPYGTCGVPVVDPPPPPTATPPVCTPDLGQEDCEASGGTWSGGVTGAAACICP; from the coding sequence ATGAGAACTCGCAAACACATTTCCCAGGCCTGGCTGACCCTGGGCCTGCTGGCGATGATGACCCTCGCTTTTCCATTCCCAGCAGAAGCCAGCACCTTCGTCGTCAACACGGTCGACGATCTCGACGACGGGACCTGCGACGCCGATCACTGTTCCCTGCGCGAGGCGATCAACGCCGCCAACGCCAACCCCGGCGCGGACACGATCGCCTTCGACATTCCCGGCGCCGGACCGCACGTGATCGAACTGTGCAGTCTGCTGCCCAAACTCACCGACGGCGGGACGACGATCGACGGCACGACGGAACCGGGTTATGCGGGGACGCCTGTCATCACGCTGACGCCATCTGCAAATCCGAGTTGTGTAAGACCGCACATCGGCCTCTGGATCCAATCCGACGGGAACGTGATCCGCGGGCTGCACACCATCGACTTCATGCACCCCACCCTGCAGCACGAAACCGCCATCTACATCGAGCGCGGCGGCGGAAACTTGATCGAGTTGAATCACATCGGCTACCAACCCACCTGTTCGCTCTTCAACACCCAATACGGCGTTCGCATCGATACCGACGCCGGCAACCAGCGCATTCTCAAAAACGTATTCAATTGCAACGGAACGGCAATCGACATCTGGGCCGGCAGCCACCTGATCCGGGACAATCTCATCGGCGTCGATCCTTCCGGCACTACGGCCATCCTCAACGGCCTGGGTATCTACGTTTACGAAACCGCCCACGGGTCAATCATCCAGGATAACGTGGTTTCGGGCAACATCAGCGCCATGGCGGTCTATTCGGACGACAACAAGATATTGGGCAACCGCGTCGGAACCGATTGGTCGACGAACATCGCCATCCCCAATCAGGGCGGCGTCCAGGTGAACGGTGATCACAACCGCATCGGCGGCACGAACCCCGGCGAAGCGAACATCATCGCCGCCAACACCAGCATCGGCCTCGATCTGTACTGCGGCGCGGAATACAACCAGGTGTACGGCAACATCATCGGCACCAATCTCGCCGGAACTCTCATGATGGGCAACCAGTATGGTGTCACCATCATGGGGAACACGAACATCATCGGGGGAAACGGCCCGGGAGAAGCAAACCGCATCATCTTCAGCCAGGAAGCCGGGCTCAGCCTGTACGCATTGGCGCACAAAAACCGCGTCATCGGAAACGAGATCGCCTACGGCCGCACGCAGGGCATTCTGGGTACGAGTTCGATGGGCTTTCCCGAATCCAACACCTTCAGCCGTAACAGCATCCACCACAATCGTGCCCTGGGAATCGATCTGGAACCCGCGGGTGTGACCCTGAACGACCCTGGGGACACGGACGTCGGCCCCAACACGCTGCTCAACTTCCCCGAGCTGCAGTCCGCCAATGTGAACACGGCGGAAGGAGACGCCTGCCCGGGCTGTACCGTGGAAATCTTCATCGCCGATTCGGGTCAAGGTGCGTTCGGCGAAGGCATGACGTATGTGGGAAGCGGCAACGCCGATTCGAGTGGTCATTTCACGATACCGCTGAGCGGGGTCGGTTTCTGCGATCCGCTCACCGCCACCGCAACAGACGGCGCGGCCAACACCTCCGAATTCGCCAAGAACATCCTGGCCAGCTGTCTCACGCTCGTCTTCCCCTGGCCCGACCTCGTCTTACTGGCGTTCATTCTTACCGGCGCCCTGGGCAATGGACGTCGCAGCCGGGGCAAATCGCCCGGCCGATTTGCCGCCGCCGGCGGTGCTGCTGGCGCAGTGTTCGGCATCGCCCTGCTGACCCTGGGCAGTACGCTTCCCAACGTGCACCTGGAACTGCTCCCTCCCAAAGAGGAATCGAAGATTGAACCACTATGCAGCGAGCTGCTTCTACCGGATGGGTACGCGCCGCCGGCCGGAACCGTTTTCCAAACCAGCGAGGACCCGCTGCTTTCCTGGACGCCAGGCCCCGGCGTCGCCGACGGGATCGTCTGGCAGGTAGAGTTAAGCGCACCGGACGGCTCGGGTGTGAATCAAACGACGCAGGAGACAAGCATCGCCTTCAGCAGCTTCGCGCTCCCCGCTCAACCGGGGTTTTACCGCTGGCGTATCACCGCCGGAGAGGGCAACGCCCCAGGAATACTGGGGAAAGCGTTATGTTCACCGACTTCGTGGATGCCGTTTTCCCTCGAAGGGCCGCAGCGTGAGGAAACGCCTTCATCGACGCCGACCTCGACCCCCACGCCAACTCCCACAACGGAGTTATCCGCGTGTGTCTTCATCGCGCTGCAAAATGCCAACTGCCGGGAGAGCGACTACGTCGAATCGGACCAGATTGCCATTCTCATGCAGGGCGAGAGCGCCGGGTTGATCGCCTTGAATCCCGAATTTACGCACGGAGAGTTCGAGGTCGATCAGCATCAATGCTGGATCTGGCTCGGGTTGCTGGACGGCCCGGATAACCCGTACGGCACGTGCGGCGTTCCGGTCGTCGATCCGCCTCCGCCGCCGACGGCAACGCCGCCGGTCTGCACCCCGGATCTCGGCCAGGAAGACTGCGAAGCAAGCGGGGGCACTTGGTCCGGCGGCGTGACGGGCGCTGCGGCATGCATATGCCCGTAA
- a CDS encoding NBR1-Ig-like domain-containing protein, which produces MSLWIRTKTTTLVLILAASLILSACHFPGMGATPDLFATSAAQTVSARLTQPVEPGIDGTTEPEPPVIATTEAPPTEEPPTPTITLTPTITQTTIPCDRAGFVSDVTIPDGEELQPNESFTKTWRLKNNGSCTWTSSYALIFDSGDSMSGPASQQLTSGTVAPGATMDVSVDLTAPGSPGTYKGYWKLRNGSGVNFGIGTSGTNPFWVEIEVVPNTTTVTLPMKEMESGQVESTGSTGFGRYVGDSHTNTSTQAFVSFDISAIPSDAIITKVTTKVSSYNKTGDPFGDLGALFIFKDDYGSLDASDYVGSVPGSGRLMSWSSTSSLGTETADNDMVNALQSKVGSSRFKVRFQFADDTNGDHGADYLELVTIVIKVTYYTP; this is translated from the coding sequence ATGAGCCTCTGGATTCGAACAAAAACAACAACTCTCGTCCTGATCCTTGCAGCAAGCCTGATCCTTTCGGCATGTCATTTCCCCGGTATGGGCGCCACCCCGGATCTGTTCGCCACGTCCGCAGCGCAAACCGTATCCGCCCGGCTGACGCAGCCGGTAGAACCAGGTATAGACGGGACGACAGAGCCCGAGCCGCCCGTGATCGCCACGACTGAAGCGCCACCGACGGAAGAACCGCCTACCCCAACGATTACGCTCACGCCTACGATCACGCAGACCACCATCCCCTGCGATCGCGCCGGCTTCGTTTCGGACGTCACCATCCCGGACGGGGAAGAACTGCAACCGAACGAGAGCTTCACCAAAACCTGGCGGTTGAAAAATAACGGCTCGTGTACCTGGACCTCCAGCTACGCGCTCATCTTCGACAGCGGCGATTCGATGAGCGGACCTGCATCCCAACAACTCACCAGTGGAACCGTGGCGCCTGGCGCCACGATGGACGTCTCCGTCGATCTGACCGCGCCAGGTTCACCGGGAACGTACAAGGGTTACTGGAAACTGCGCAACGGATCGGGTGTGAATTTCGGCATCGGAACGAGCGGCACGAATCCCTTCTGGGTCGAAATCGAGGTCGTTCCCAACACCACCACGGTCACCCTGCCGATGAAAGAAATGGAAAGCGGACAGGTGGAATCCACCGGCTCAACCGGATTTGGAAGGTATGTGGGTGACAGCCACACGAATACATCCACACAAGCATTCGTCAGCTTCGATATCAGTGCGATACCGTCGGACGCCATCATCACCAAGGTTACGACGAAGGTCAGCAGCTACAATAAAACCGGAGATCCCTTTGGTGACCTGGGCGCATTATTCATCTTCAAGGATGATTACGGCAGCCTGGACGCAAGCGACTACGTCGGAAGTGTTCCGGGGAGCGGCCGGCTGATGTCCTGGTCTTCGACATCGAGCCTGGGAACCGAAACCGCCGACAACGATATGGTCAATGCACTGCAGAGCAAAGTGGGCAGCAGTCGCTTTAAAGTGCGATTCCAATTCGCCGATGACACAAATGGTGATCACGGCGCAGACTATCTGGAACTGGTCACGATTGTGATCAAGGTAACTTACTACACACCATAA
- a CDS encoding NBR1-Ig-like domain-containing protein has product MSLLTRIKTSTLVFILAAGLILSACNFPGMGATPDLFATSAAQTVSARLTQPVEPGSVETTEPPPPVIATTEAPPTEEPPTPTKTLTPTVTNTTIPCDRAAFVTDVTVPDGEEFEPNENFTKTWRLKNDGSCTWTSSYALIFDSGDSMGGPASKQLTSGTVAPGATMDVSVDLTAPSSPGTYKGYWKLRNGSGVNFGIGAGGTNPFWVEIKVVPNTTTKTVPLVVGESGQVTKGGFVFGNKIAGDNVSNDSSQAFLSFNITGIPADAVITEVVIDLGDFTVSGTPFSALGALFIFKDDYGSLDASDFVSSTPSSGRLISWSSNSSLGNAVSDADMVNALQTKVGSSRFKLRLQFNKQTDNDNGNDYLTFNTVILKVTYYTP; this is encoded by the coding sequence ATGAGCCTTCTGACTCGGATAAAAACTTCAACACTCGTCTTTATTCTTGCGGCCGGTTTGATTCTTTCGGCCTGTAATTTCCCCGGCATGGGCGCTACCCCGGATCTGTTCGCCACATCGGCCGCACAGACGGTGTCCGCCCGTCTCACCCAACCGGTGGAACCCGGCAGCGTGGAAACGACAGAACCTCCGCCGCCTGTGATCGCCACGACCGAAGCGCCGCCGACGGAGGAGCCCCCCACGCCGACCAAAACGCTGACACCCACGGTCACGAATACCACCATCCCCTGCGACCGCGCCGCCTTCGTTACGGACGTCACCGTACCCGACGGGGAGGAATTTGAACCGAACGAGAACTTCACCAAGACCTGGCGCCTGAAGAACGATGGCTCCTGCACCTGGACCTCCAGCTATGCACTCATTTTCGACAGCGGTGATTCGATGGGAGGGCCCGCTTCCAAACAGCTCACCAGTGGAACCGTGGCGCCTGGTGCGACCATGGACGTCTCCGTCGATCTGACCGCGCCGAGCTCTCCGGGCACCTACAAAGGCTACTGGAAATTGCGCAACGGATCGGGAGTGAACTTCGGCATCGGCGCAGGAGGCACAAATCCCTTCTGGGTCGAAATCAAGGTCGTTCCCAACACGACAACGAAAACCGTTCCCCTCGTCGTCGGCGAAAGTGGGCAGGTGACCAAAGGCGGCTTCGTATTCGGAAACAAAATCGCCGGAGACAACGTAAGCAACGATTCCTCCCAGGCCTTCCTGAGTTTCAATATCACCGGAATCCCGGCGGACGCCGTCATCACGGAAGTCGTGATCGACCTCGGCGATTTCACCGTGAGCGGAACGCCGTTCTCGGCGCTCGGGGCGCTCTTCATCTTCAAGGACGATTACGGCAGCCTGGACGCCTCCGATTTCGTCAGCAGCACACCCTCTTCCGGCCGGCTTATTTCCTGGAGCTCAAACTCGAGCCTGGGAAATGCCGTCTCGGATGCCGACATGGTCAATGCCCTCCAGACCAAGGTGGGGTCGAGTCGTTTCAAGCTGCGTCTGCAGTTCAACAAACAGACCGATAATGACAATGGAAACGATTACCTGACTTTCAACACGGTAATCCTCAAAGTCACCTACTACACGCCCTGA